One stretch of Heptranchias perlo isolate sHepPer1 chromosome 29, sHepPer1.hap1, whole genome shotgun sequence DNA includes these proteins:
- the LOC137299742 gene encoding la-related protein 6-like, with protein MSSSDSPAARLGSPASRSSPVQVRGDGRPLRFRKRISSEDAEEFQCNSDQQNSYDLSEINDDCLEYNEWIPPDSDTIQKIISQVEFYLSDENLAVDSFLLKHMKKNKMGYISIKLLTSFKKVKCLTKDWKVTAYALNYSKLLEINQEGTKIRRKNPVPESLLTVPPSKRILAWNFNKDSPESNGEIHEQMNVMESAMKIFAIHGTISSIRILQPGKEIPAELKKYTMKYPEVGTKVCILVEYECYEGAKKAYEELGKKHCHNDENLKVVILTGKGTKKINGIDPDETEDLKKSNAKKPSRRPAKIEQLQYAMEESMYSSSESDGANSPASVQRYLQHKICDAYNCNSQMPSPSMASWSFSWSDHHCSPCIPRRSLAHHNPSPLTDFVGQGFWPSPGTSPEFTKKFHDYSSDSGNCSGSPWVQRRRLAASQAASLEIGQAAFKQPVRKPQNGTGLPLGLVRLPFGPDGTKGFHNSIGRGRIVLRH; from the exons ATGTCCTCCTCGGATTCCCCAGCTGCTCGGTTGGGTTCTCCTGCTAGCCGCAGTTCCCCGGTGCAAGTAAGAGGGGATGGACGCCCCTTACGGTTTCGGAAGAGAATCAGTAGTGAGGATGCTGAAGAGTTCCAATGCAACAGTGACCAACA GAATTCCTATGACCTGAGTGAGATCAATGATGATTGCTTAGAATATAATGAATGGATTCCCCCAGACTCTGACACAATACAAAAAATAATCTCCCAAGTTGAATTTTACCTATCTGATGAAAACTTGGCAGTAGATAGTTTTCTACTAAAGCACATGAAGAAGAATAAAATGGGTTACATCAGCATTAAGCTTCTCACCTCATTCAAAAAG GTGAAGTGCTTGACTAAGGACTGGAAGGTAACAGCTTATGCTCTGAATTATTCTAAATTACTAGAAATCAATCAAGAAGGGACAAAGATTCGTCGAAAAAACCCAGTACCAGAGTCCCTCCTCACAGTACCACCAAGTAAACGTATACTGGCATGGAACTTTAACAAGGATTCTCCAGAAAGTAATGGTGAAATACATGAACAAATGAACGTCATGGAGAGTGCAATGAAAATCTTTGCTATTCATGGTACAATCAGTTCAATCCGCATCTTGCAACCAGGTAAGGAAATTCCTGCTGAGTTGAAAAAATATACAATGAAGTATCCAGAAGTTGGGACCAAAGTTTGTATTTTGGTTGAGTATGAATGCTATGAAGGAGCCAAAAAAGCCTATGAAGAACTTGGCAAAAAACACTGCCATAATGATGAAAATCTAAAAGTTGTCATATTGACAGGAAAAGGTACCAAAAAAATCAATGGCATAGATCCAGATGAAACTGAAGACTTAAAAAAATCAAATGCTAAAAAGCCTTCAAGACGGCCAGCAAAGATAGAGCAGTTGCAGTATGCTATGGAAGAGTCTATGTACAGTTCTTCAGAATCTGATGGTGCTAATTCTCCTGCTTCTGTCCAAAGATACCTTCAGCACAAAATATGTGATGCCTATAACTGCAATAGTCAAATGCCGAGTCCAAGTATGGCTTCGTGGTCCTTTTCATGGAGTGACCATCACTGCAGTCCATGCATTCCCCGCAGAAGTCTAGCTCATCACAATCCATCGCCCCTAACAGATTTTGTTGGACAAGGATTTTGGCCTAGCCCAGGTACAAGTCCAGAGTTTACCAAGAAATTCCACGACTACTCTTCTGATAGTGGGAATTGTTCTGGAAGTCCCTGGGTGCAACGCCGCCGGCTAGCTGCCAGTCAGGCTGCCTCTCTAGAAATTGGCCAAGCAGCATTTAAACAGCCAGTAAGGAAACCTCAAAATGGTACAGGCCTTCCTCTAGGATTGGTTCGACTTCCCTTTGGCCCAGATGGCACTAAAGGTTTTCATAATAGCATTGGAAGAGGGAGAATAGTTCTGAGACACTGA